Genomic window (Dyadobacter fanqingshengii):
ATTATTCTGAAAGTATTCCCAAAATATGTTGAATATGAGACTTTTACCAAATAACTAAAATTCAAACGACCCCATCATGCCAAATTTTATCATTAATAAGACAGATTTCGAGGAAGTTACGATCAACCCGGTGCCGTTGCCGACAGGTTTTACACAGAAATGCCGGACGAAGGCGAGCATTTTTCGAACCATGAATTCCGGGAAGCGAGCCGATGGTATTTTGATCCGCATTATCAAGCGCGCCAATGGAAAGCCTGATATCAGGATTTTCAAATATCTTAAAAAGCAGGATATTGGGAGCGGATTTGTCGTCGAGCGCGGCGTTCTGGAAGATCAGATGCTCAGAGGGTCGTTCATCGTTTTAAACATTTACATTTACAACGAACCCAGCCGTTCCCTTATCATTGCAGGCAGTGACGCGAAGTGCGGGCAAGAAGGTGGTGACGCGGGAGAAGGTGTAAAAGTGCGCATTCCAACATGACAGAATCGGAGTTTGGACAATTAGTAATCAAGATCGGATATGCACTTTTAGCAGCAAGAGGCGCCATAGCAGGCGTTTTTTTGCTGCGTTATGGCGGCGTACCGGACTATGCTGTGTTGCGGCCATTGTTCTGGTACGCATTGTTTGCGCTGGTAACTGCGATCTTCGAATCATCATTTATCGGTCTGGTTAATACATTTCCAGATTTTTTTGTGCCTTATCTCACGCGATTTGAAATTGACGACACATTTTTTATTTCGCCACTTTATTATTTAAATGAATTCTGGTTTCTGGGACTTTTTTTCAGTCGCATTGTGAAAGGGCAGACGGGAAAGCTTATCCGCATTGTTTCCGTTTGTTTATTTGTTTTGGAGATCCTTAATACGCTGTTTGGCGAAGGTTATAAGGATGCACAGAAGATCGGGTCATTCTGCCTTGCATTGTATCTGATCGTGGTTTCCGTATTATTTTTCAAACAGCATTTTATCAATAAAATTGGCAATTCGCTCAGCACGGATGCACTTAATCTGATCGTTTGGGGCTTTTTCTGCATTAATACATTCTCCATCCTGATCCTTTTCTTCTCCGACAGGCTTTATAACGATCTGCCCTCGTTGTTTTACCAAATCAGCATGGGGCGTATGGCAATCGAGATTTTTGGCCTGCTGCTGATCGCTTACGGGGTCAGGCTATTCAAGCCGTCCTGAATTAAATCTGCGCATCACTTTTAAAAATGCCGAATTAAAAACAGCCTAGCAGCGTTCCAAATGGAGGAATGAACGTTTATTTCGCTTGCATGCTCCGGTTTTTAAGTCTTTCTGTTTTGTTTTCGTTGATAATCGCAAATGCTTTCGCGCAACGCGACTGGAAGCTTGTTACTGAATCCGAAGGCATCAGGGTGTTTTCGCAAAGTGTTCCCGGTTCCAGGATCAATGCATTGCGTGTTGAATGTGAAGTAAAGGCAAGTGCCGGCGAATTGGTTGCCATGTTGCTGGACGTAAAAGCCGCCGAAGCCTGGGTGTTTCATACCAAATCCTGCGATTTGCTGAAAAAAGTTTCTCCCTCAGAGTTGTATTATTATTCTGAGGTTAGCATGCCCTGGCCGCTTTCAAACCGTGATTTTGTGGCTCATATCCGAGTAAGCCAGGATAAGCTTACGAAAATTGTGACGGTGGATGCACCCGCAGTCCCCGGGTTCGTAGCGCATAAGGAAGGCATTGTCCGCATAAGCCATTCGAAGGGTATCTGGATTATTAAACCGCTATCCAAAGATAAAATCAACATCGTATACACATTACAGGTCGATCCCGGCGGTGACATTCCTGCCTGGGTTGTGAACACTTTTTCAGCCCAGGGACCATTGCACAGTTTTCGTAAAATGAAGCAGGAACTGCAAGCCGGGGAATACAAAAATGCGGCGGCCGAATTTATCATTAACTAAACCCGTCCGCGCATCGATCTCTTATTCAGGTGCTTAGGTTAACCAAACCACTTTCTGACTAGAAGCATGTTCGGCACCGATAATGTCCTTGTAAAGTTCAGGGCGGCGCGCCATTTTATAGCGGTAACCACCTGCCTGTGTCAATTTTTCCGGGGTTAATGTAGCGATGGCGATGTCATTATCCAGTTTCCGGCATTCCGCAATGATGTCACCAAATGGATCCAGGATCATCGAACATCCGTTTTTCAACTGGTCGTCATCCATACCGATCGGGTTGGAGAAAACGGCATAAATGGCATTATCATAAGCGCGGGCCGGCAGCCATTTCATGAGCCATGCCCGACCTTTCAGCCCGTCAAATTCCAGTCTGAGCGAGGTTGGATCTTCCTGTCTTTTTTCCCACAAAGCCGGGTCCGCGAAGCCTGCACCTGGCCGCGTCGAAGGCGTCATCATGGTCACGTGCGGCATGAAAATAATGTCAGCACCCAGCAATGTTGTCGCCCGAACATTCTCTACAATGTTGTTATCATAGCAAATCAAAATCCCGCAATTCCAGCCGTAAAGATTGAAAATAACGTATTCATTGCCCGGTGTGAGATGTCCGTTGATGAACGGGTGCAGCTTTCTGAATTTGGCGATTAAACCTGTTTTATCAACGCAGACATAGGCTTTAAACAGATTTCCTTCTTCGTCCTTTTCGAAAAGTCCGGCCAAAACTGCAATGTTATGCCTGGTAGCAATTTCAATGAGTTTTTGAATGCTTGGCCCGTCGGGAATGATTTCAGCGAGTTCGGTCAGCTGAGCGCGATCAAGCTTTCTTGCAAATGAATAACCAGTGACACAGCATTCATGGAATGCGATCACCTGTGCACCGTCAGTAGCTGCTTTGCCCGCGAGATTATCGATGGTTTCGAGGTTATAGGCCTTATCACCGCTTCTGTTTTCAAACTGCGCTGTTGCTATTTTAAGATTTTCCATGGTCCCGTTTTTAATTGCAAAACTAAACGCAACGGAAAAGCCCGAATTGTAAAAATCCGACAAAATTAAACTATGCTTGGAACCGAGATCTGCATCAAATTTACTGCCAGCCGGTTCGTATTTTGATCGTACTGCGAAGGGGTGATGCCAGCCAGATCCGCAAAATCCTTGATAAAATGCGCCTGATCGTAATAACCGGCCTCGTAACCCAGCGCGGTTAATGACATGTCGGGGCTGTTTTTTCTGAGTTTGAGATAACGCTGCAAGCGTGCAATGCGGCAGTATAATTTTGGAGAAAGACCAATGTGAAGGTCAAACGCACGTTCCAAACTTCTTTCCGTAACAGACAGCTTTTCTGCGAGCACACGGACTGGAACGGGTGAGCATGCATTGTCTATCATTTTAGTACAAGCAGTTACAAGCCTGATATCGTGTTTGTTATATGCTAATTGACTCATTAAAAAAGATTCAATGACCTCGATACGAGCATGATGATCCTGCGCACCCAAAACCTGATCCGTTAATGGGCCAGCCGTTTGAGGGAAAATTTCAGCTAATGCAAGTGTTTGGTTCGCAAGTGATTTCGCGGGCATTTTCATAAATGCTGAAAGTCCGAACGGTTTGAAAACCACAATGAGCATGCCGATTTTTGTTCCGGAAATTAAGTCAAAATGATGGTTAACCTGCCCGTATATAAAGCTTTCCGGGTGTTTAACGGGGGCTTTGGAATGAAAATCCTGTTGCAAAAAAGCATCACCAAAATGAAATGCAATGCCCGGGTGTCCGTCCGGAAAGAAACGATGCCTGGACGGCCGGACTGCATGATCTTCAAGGATCAGATAATGCAGAATGTACGGAGCCAGCGCTGGTGATGGATATAATTGCATGGGCTATTGTTCAGAATAGTCCATGCAAAGTAATGATTTCGGTTGTAAATGTGCACGCGCTGCGCGTTTTATCAAAATTGAAAATAGATAAAGGAGCTTGTGCTTTTCTGAGTTAGAATAATCAGGATCAGCATAATAGACCAGATTGTCCCCAGAAGCCACCAGGGAAATCTGCCGAAAACTGATCGAACGGTTTTGTCTCGCATATACCAGTGTGTGCAGAAAAGGGCGACCGTCACAATGGCAATTTTAAGCATATCAGGTGTTGCCAGCATTTTGGGGCCTTGCGTGATCACACCGAACATGCAAAGCAACATGCGCATGGCCGACCCAAAGTCCGGTG
Coding sequences:
- a CDS encoding START domain-containing protein, with translation MNVYFACMLRFLSLSVLFSLIIANAFAQRDWKLVTESEGIRVFSQSVPGSRINALRVECEVKASAGELVAMLLDVKAAEAWVFHTKSCDLLKKVSPSELYYYSEVSMPWPLSNRDFVAHIRVSQDKLTKIVTVDAPAVPGFVAHKEGIVRISHSKGIWIIKPLSKDKINIVYTLQVDPGGDIPAWVVNTFSAQGPLHSFRKMKQELQAGEYKNAAAEFIIN
- a CDS encoding nitrilase family protein; protein product: MENLKIATAQFENRSGDKAYNLETIDNLAGKAATDGAQVIAFHECCVTGYSFARKLDRAQLTELAEIIPDGPSIQKLIEIATRHNIAVLAGLFEKDEEGNLFKAYVCVDKTGLIAKFRKLHPFINGHLTPGNEYVIFNLYGWNCGILICYDNNIVENVRATTLLGADIIFMPHVTMMTPSTRPGAGFADPALWEKRQEDPTSLRLEFDGLKGRAWLMKWLPARAYDNAIYAVFSNPIGMDDDQLKNGCSMILDPFGDIIAECRKLDNDIAIATLTPEKLTQAGGYRYKMARRPELYKDIIGAEHASSQKVVWLT
- a CDS encoding AraC family transcriptional regulator, with the protein product MQLYPSPALAPYILHYLILEDHAVRPSRHRFFPDGHPGIAFHFGDAFLQQDFHSKAPVKHPESFIYGQVNHHFDLISGTKIGMLIVVFKPFGLSAFMKMPAKSLANQTLALAEIFPQTAGPLTDQVLGAQDHHARIEVIESFLMSQLAYNKHDIRLVTACTKMIDNACSPVPVRVLAEKLSVTERSLERAFDLHIGLSPKLYCRIARLQRYLKLRKNSPDMSLTALGYEAGYYDQAHFIKDFADLAGITPSQYDQNTNRLAVNLMQISVPSIV